A window of Tautonia plasticadhaerens contains these coding sequences:
- a CDS encoding glutathione peroxidase, which translates to MIRPLLATLSLALLLAGPSRSEEEAKCVLDFTVADIEGNEVDLSRYEGEVLMIVNTASYCGYTPQYEGLEELYRSYSDKGFKVLAFPANEFGAQEPGTNAEIRTFCKSNYDVTFPLFSKIVVKGSGIHPLYAFLTDEQAHPQVGGPIRWNFTKFLVDRNGNVVARFEPGDAPKSDKVIDAVEKALAATETE; encoded by the coding sequence ATGATCCGACCCCTGCTCGCCACGCTCTCCCTCGCCCTGCTCCTGGCCGGGCCGTCGCGATCGGAAGAAGAGGCCAAGTGCGTGCTCGACTTCACCGTGGCCGACATCGAGGGCAACGAGGTCGACCTCTCGCGATACGAGGGGGAGGTCCTGATGATCGTCAACACCGCCAGCTACTGCGGCTACACCCCGCAGTACGAGGGGCTGGAGGAACTCTACCGCTCCTACAGCGACAAGGGCTTCAAGGTCCTCGCCTTCCCCGCCAACGAGTTCGGCGCCCAGGAGCCCGGCACCAACGCCGAGATCCGGACCTTTTGCAAGTCGAACTACGACGTGACCTTCCCACTGTTCTCGAAGATCGTGGTCAAGGGCTCGGGCATCCACCCGCTCTACGCCTTCCTGACCGACGAGCAGGCCCATCCCCAGGTCGGCGGGCCGATCCGGTGGAACTTCACCAAGTTCCTGGTCGATCGCAATGGCAACGTCGTCGCCCGGTTCGAGCCGGGAGACGCCCCCAAGTCGGACAAGGTCATCGATGCCGTCGAGAAGGCCCTCGCCGCGACCGAGACCGAGTGA
- a CDS encoding ATP-binding cassette domain-containing protein, with translation MALLSLRNVGLSFGGPRLLDGVDLAVERGDRVCLLGRNGEGKSTLLRLIEGVLPNDSGEVIRAQGLRVSRLPQEVPQARAGTVAELVAEGLPDDDHALGPADHRVLAIVSRVDLDPDSPFESLSSGMKRRTLLARSLVADPDVLLLDEPTNHLDIESIRWLEDFLLRWGGTLIFVTHDRALLERLATRIVELDRGTLYAFDCDYPTYLQRREEQLAAEEKQAALFDKRLAQEETWIRKGIEARRTRNEGRVRALKAMREAHRKRRDRQGTARLQAQEADRSGALVIEAKGVGFSYGDRPVIRDLTTTLMRGDKVGIIGPNGSGKSTLLRLLLGHLEPDRGAIRHGTNLEISYFDQLKETLDEDRTVQQNVSEYETITVDGRQRHVLGYLQDFLFAPERSRTLVKVLSGGERSRLLLAKLFTRPSNVLVLDEPTNDLDIETLELLEGLLVGYAGTLMMVSHDRAFLNNVVAGTLAIDPDGTVREYDGGYDDYLRQRKDEAPPAPDESTTPAKPAPPAKERPRRLNSKEQRELDGLPARIEDLETRIGALHDAMASPEFYKQDGDRIAAAKADLDDLEAQLASCFGRWEELEAVRSAS, from the coding sequence ATGGCACTGCTGAGCCTTCGGAACGTCGGCCTGTCCTTCGGCGGCCCCCGCCTGCTGGACGGCGTGGATCTCGCGGTGGAGCGGGGAGACCGCGTCTGCCTCCTCGGGCGCAACGGGGAGGGCAAGAGCACGCTGCTCCGCCTGATCGAGGGGGTGCTCCCGAATGACTCGGGGGAGGTCATCCGCGCCCAGGGACTCCGAGTCTCCCGGCTCCCGCAGGAAGTGCCCCAGGCGAGGGCCGGCACCGTCGCCGAACTCGTGGCCGAGGGGCTGCCCGACGACGACCACGCCCTCGGCCCGGCCGATCACCGCGTCCTGGCGATCGTCTCCCGGGTCGACCTCGACCCCGACTCCCCGTTCGAATCCCTCTCCTCGGGGATGAAGCGCCGGACCTTGCTCGCCCGGTCGCTCGTGGCCGACCCGGACGTCCTCCTGCTCGACGAGCCGACCAACCACCTCGACATCGAGTCGATCCGGTGGCTTGAGGACTTCCTCCTCCGATGGGGAGGGACCCTGATCTTCGTCACCCACGACCGGGCCCTGCTGGAGCGGCTCGCGACCCGGATCGTCGAGCTGGACCGGGGGACGCTCTACGCCTTCGACTGCGACTACCCGACCTACCTCCAACGCCGGGAGGAGCAGCTCGCCGCCGAGGAGAAGCAGGCCGCCCTCTTCGACAAGAGGCTCGCCCAGGAGGAGACCTGGATCCGCAAGGGGATCGAGGCCCGCCGCACCCGCAACGAGGGCCGCGTCCGCGCCCTGAAGGCGATGCGGGAGGCCCACCGCAAGCGCCGGGACCGCCAGGGGACCGCGAGGCTCCAGGCCCAGGAAGCCGACCGCTCCGGCGCCCTCGTGATCGAGGCCAAGGGGGTCGGCTTCTCCTACGGCGACCGGCCGGTGATCCGGGACCTGACCACCACCCTCATGCGGGGGGACAAGGTCGGCATCATCGGCCCGAACGGCTCCGGGAAGTCGACCCTGCTCCGGCTGCTGCTCGGCCACCTCGAACCGGACCGGGGGGCGATCCGGCACGGCACGAACCTGGAGATTTCCTACTTCGACCAGCTCAAGGAGACGCTCGACGAGGACAGGACCGTCCAGCAGAACGTCAGCGAATACGAGACGATCACCGTCGACGGCCGGCAGCGTCACGTCCTCGGCTACCTCCAGGACTTCCTCTTCGCCCCCGAGCGATCCCGGACGCTGGTCAAGGTCCTCTCCGGCGGCGAGCGCAGCCGCCTGCTCCTGGCGAAGCTGTTCACCCGGCCGTCGAACGTGCTGGTGCTGGACGAGCCGACCAACGACCTCGACATCGAGACCCTGGAGCTGCTCGAAGGCCTGCTCGTCGGGTATGCCGGCACGCTCATGATGGTCAGCCACGACCGGGCGTTCCTGAATAACGTCGTCGCCGGCACCCTGGCGATCGACCCCGACGGCACCGTCCGGGAATACGACGGCGGCTACGACGACTACCTCCGCCAGCGCAAGGACGAGGCCCCCCCGGCGCCGGACGAGTCGACCACCCCGGCGAAACCCGCCCCCCCCGCGAAGGAGCGCCCCCGGAGGCTCAATTCGAAAGAGCAGCGGGAGCTGGACGGCCTGCCCGCCCGGATCGAGGACCTGGAGACCCGCATCGGCGCCTTGCACGACGCGATGGCCTCACCCGAATTCTACAAGCAGGACGGCGACCGCATCGCCGCCGCCAAGGCCGACCTCGACGACCTGGAGGCACAGCTCGCCAGCTGCTTCGGGCGCTGGGAGGAGTTGGAGGCGGTCCGCTCCGCCTCCTGA
- a CDS encoding DUF433 domain-containing protein: MDTTLFDETSRVRTPLTVLAGPDPTFSKNLDALRAELAPVGMVEGVMVDRIVLAASRLRAAIACDGDPDSADERISRAEQSFDRALAALNASRASRAEGWGRAASGSSKANDLPMPFPAAVTPEPAPAARPASGVQAEGGNWRDRLVFDEHVSDESPVVRGTWITAGRVVSMVVDGMTWDDILRRYPELTERDIRACVCFTEEQDGPISL; encoded by the coding sequence ATGGACACCACCCTGTTCGACGAGACGTCCCGAGTCCGCACCCCCCTGACCGTCCTCGCCGGCCCCGACCCGACGTTCTCGAAGAATCTGGACGCCCTCCGGGCCGAGTTGGCCCCGGTCGGGATGGTCGAGGGCGTGATGGTCGACCGCATCGTGCTGGCGGCCTCCCGCCTCCGGGCGGCGATCGCCTGCGACGGCGACCCCGACTCGGCCGACGAGCGGATCTCCCGGGCCGAGCAGTCCTTCGACCGCGCCCTGGCTGCCCTGAACGCCTCCCGGGCCTCCCGGGCCGAGGGCTGGGGCCGGGCCGCGTCCGGCTCCTCCAAGGCCAACGACCTGCCCATGCCGTTTCCCGCCGCCGTGACGCCCGAGCCCGCCCCCGCCGCCCGCCCGGCCTCGGGGGTCCAGGCCGAGGGCGGCAACTGGCGCGATCGCCTGGTCTTCGACGAGCACGTCTCCGACGAGTCCCCCGTCGTCCGCGGCACCTGGATCACCGCCGGACGGGTCGTCTCCATGGTCGTCGACGGCATGACCTGGGACGACATCCTCCGCCGCTACCCGGAGCTGACCGAGCGGGACATCCGCGCCTGCGTCTGCTTCACCGAGGAGCAGGACGGGCCGATCTCCCTCTGA
- a CDS encoding N-acyl-D-amino-acid deacylase family protein — MRFDVLIKGGQVVDGTGAPPYSADVGLLDSSIAEVGRLPGAEANQVIDAAGLYVVPGFIDAHVHGDLMLLADPVHRPALKQGVTTYIIGQDGVAFAPASKPTLDYMRRYTHGFNGNPDSIEYDWSSVPEYLSRFDRTTALNVAFLIPNGNVRMEVMGLDTRPATDDELRAMRRIVREGLDAGAVGLSSGMDYIPSLYADVREISALCEELAPVDGVYVSHIRGYGPRAPQGVGEIAEVAKNSGAAVHISHYNGPAELLLGLVDRHRAEGVDLTFDSYPYLVGSTILGMVSLPSWVQEGGIEATVARLSDPRIRAQLHSEWFSEAIPYPLDSITLTMVANPDDRWAEGMNLIEASKQAGVSPGDFVCDVLVRSGMAVGIFGARAGDRTEADIRAILRHPAHMAGSDGIFCGSHPHPRGWGAFARYLGYHTRELGDYDWGSAMVHLAGHAARRYRLTDRGLIRPGFAADLAVFDPIAVTDRSTYASGRTEAEGVRHVFVNGTLALFDGEPTGATPGRALRRG, encoded by the coding sequence ATGCGATTCGACGTGCTCATCAAGGGTGGCCAGGTCGTCGACGGCACCGGCGCCCCCCCCTACTCGGCCGACGTCGGCCTGCTCGACTCCTCGATCGCCGAGGTCGGACGCCTCCCCGGGGCCGAGGCCAATCAGGTCATCGACGCCGCCGGCCTCTACGTCGTCCCCGGCTTCATCGACGCCCACGTCCACGGCGACCTGATGCTGCTGGCCGACCCGGTCCACCGGCCCGCCCTGAAGCAGGGCGTCACGACCTACATCATCGGCCAGGACGGCGTCGCCTTCGCCCCCGCCTCGAAGCCGACACTCGACTACATGCGCCGGTATACGCATGGGTTCAACGGCAACCCCGATTCGATCGAGTACGACTGGTCCTCGGTCCCCGAGTACCTTTCCCGGTTCGACCGCACCACCGCCCTGAACGTCGCCTTCCTGATCCCCAACGGCAACGTCAGGATGGAGGTCATGGGCCTCGACACCCGCCCGGCCACCGACGACGAGCTGCGCGCCATGCGGCGGATCGTCCGGGAGGGGCTGGACGCCGGGGCCGTCGGCCTCTCCAGCGGGATGGACTACATCCCCAGCCTCTATGCCGACGTCCGGGAGATCTCCGCCCTCTGCGAGGAACTCGCCCCGGTCGACGGCGTCTACGTCTCCCACATCCGGGGCTACGGGCCGAGGGCGCCGCAGGGGGTCGGCGAGATCGCCGAGGTGGCGAAGAACTCCGGCGCCGCCGTGCACATCTCGCACTACAACGGCCCGGCGGAGCTGCTCCTCGGGCTGGTGGACCGGCACCGGGCCGAGGGGGTCGACCTGACCTTCGACAGCTACCCCTACCTCGTCGGCAGCACGATCCTCGGCATGGTCTCGCTCCCCTCCTGGGTCCAGGAAGGGGGCATCGAGGCGACCGTCGCCCGCCTGTCCGACCCCCGGATCCGGGCCCAGCTTCACTCGGAATGGTTCTCCGAGGCGATCCCCTACCCGCTCGATTCCATTACCCTGACCATGGTCGCCAACCCCGACGACCGATGGGCCGAGGGGATGAACCTGATCGAGGCCAGCAAGCAAGCCGGCGTCTCGCCGGGGGACTTCGTCTGCGACGTGCTCGTCCGCTCCGGGATGGCCGTCGGCATCTTCGGCGCCCGGGCCGGCGACCGCACCGAGGCCGATATCCGGGCGATCCTCCGCCACCCGGCCCACATGGCCGGCTCCGACGGAATCTTCTGCGGCAGCCACCCCCATCCCCGGGGCTGGGGCGCCTTCGCCCGCTACCTCGGCTATCACACCCGGGAGCTGGGCGACTACGACTGGGGCTCGGCGATGGTCCACCTCGCCGGCCACGCCGCCCGGCGCTATCGCCTGACCGACCGCGGCCTGATCCGCCCCGGGTTCGCCGCCGACCTCGCGGTGTTCGACCCGATCGCCGTGACCGACCGCTCGACCTACGCCTCCGGCCGCACCGAGGCCGAGGGGGTCCGCCACGTCTTCGTCAACGGCACCCTCGCCCTGTTCGACGGCGAGCCCACCGGCGCCACCCCCGGCCGGGCCCTGCGTCGGGGCTGA
- a CDS encoding HlyD family secretion protein, producing the protein MSTELRPSTPAEPLPPEADATLPGAIPAHRAPARRPVSGVPSTRPRPGLPARAFDGGSGMPALRQVGTPRVARKVGVMLMFAFVALPALMMLVPWRQSVYGDGQVIGFHPLDREFMVDAPIYGRVMRYYVNEGDVVKAGDPIASVENIDPLYVETLDLQLGNYEMALDQAEQTVRAYEAALVQKRLEKVQAIAEAEASVAEAERKVTEAEGKVTEAEADAAGYEILFDQSTKLYERGLGSGADRVKAEQIYRTAEQKLRQAEAALAQAQKSVEAYQAKRDAVEAKAEAEIEKAKSDVAIAQGYVQKAENEIQDARVKIRQQQQGGQVLAPRAGTVLRLLTNVGAGAYVKDGDPLAILIPETPHLAAEIYLPGRDVPLVRAGDQARLQFEGWPALQFIGWPSAAVGTFPGKVALVDSTQTKPGKFRILVVPDMDGPELNYGGLRRGRFSAGDVVTGRLSGASATVVAVEPDGDDPGVGELTIGGISGEFRPDEPMESTGGAFAYVRSPWPSDEFLRQGARANGWVLLREVPLGFEIWRRLNGFAPVVAKDEPSAKAGASGEKDDKPKVKRPK; encoded by the coding sequence ATGTCGACTGAACTGAGGCCGAGCACCCCAGCCGAACCCTTGCCCCCCGAGGCCGACGCCACCCTGCCGGGGGCGATCCCCGCGCACCGGGCCCCGGCCCGGCGTCCCGTCTCGGGGGTGCCGAGCACCCGGCCCCGCCCCGGCCTGCCGGCCCGGGCCTTCGACGGCGGCTCGGGGATGCCCGCCCTGCGGCAGGTCGGCACGCCGAGGGTGGCGAGGAAGGTCGGCGTCATGCTGATGTTCGCCTTCGTCGCCCTGCCGGCCCTGATGATGCTCGTCCCCTGGCGGCAGTCGGTCTACGGCGACGGCCAGGTGATCGGCTTCCACCCCCTGGACCGCGAGTTCATGGTGGACGCGCCGATCTACGGCCGGGTCATGCGCTACTACGTCAACGAGGGGGACGTGGTGAAGGCCGGCGACCCGATCGCCTCGGTCGAGAACATCGACCCGCTGTACGTGGAGACGCTCGACCTCCAGCTGGGGAACTACGAGATGGCCCTGGACCAGGCCGAGCAGACGGTCCGGGCCTACGAGGCCGCCCTGGTCCAGAAGCGGCTGGAGAAGGTCCAGGCCATCGCCGAGGCCGAGGCCTCCGTCGCCGAGGCCGAGCGGAAGGTCACCGAGGCCGAGGGGAAGGTCACCGAGGCCGAGGCCGACGCCGCCGGCTACGAGATCCTCTTCGACCAGTCGACGAAGCTCTACGAGCGAGGCCTCGGGTCCGGGGCCGACCGCGTCAAGGCCGAGCAGATCTACCGCACCGCCGAGCAGAAGCTCCGCCAGGCCGAGGCGGCGTTGGCCCAGGCCCAGAAATCCGTCGAGGCGTACCAGGCCAAGCGGGATGCGGTCGAGGCCAAGGCCGAGGCCGAGATCGAGAAGGCCAAGTCCGACGTGGCGATCGCCCAGGGCTACGTGCAGAAGGCCGAGAACGAGATCCAGGACGCCCGCGTGAAGATCCGGCAGCAGCAGCAGGGCGGCCAGGTGCTCGCCCCCCGGGCCGGGACGGTGCTCCGGCTGCTGACCAACGTGGGGGCCGGCGCCTACGTCAAGGACGGCGACCCGCTGGCGATCCTCATCCCCGAGACTCCCCACCTGGCCGCCGAGATCTACCTGCCGGGCCGGGACGTGCCGCTGGTCCGGGCCGGCGACCAGGCGAGGCTCCAGTTCGAGGGCTGGCCGGCGTTGCAGTTCATCGGCTGGCCGTCGGCGGCCGTGGGGACCTTCCCCGGCAAGGTGGCCCTGGTGGACTCGACCCAGACCAAGCCGGGCAAGTTCCGGATCCTGGTCGTGCCCGACATGGACGGCCCGGAGCTGAACTACGGCGGCCTGCGGCGGGGCCGGTTCTCGGCCGGCGACGTGGTGACCGGCCGACTCAGCGGCGCCTCGGCGACGGTCGTCGCCGTGGAGCCGGACGGGGACGATCCGGGCGTCGGGGAGTTGACGATCGGCGGGATCTCTGGGGAATTCCGGCCCGATGAGCCGATGGAAAGCACGGGGGGCGCGTTCGCCTACGTCCGGAGCCCCTGGCCGTCGGACGAGTTCCTCCGGCAGGGCGCCCGGGCCAACGGGTGGGTCCTGCTCCGGGAGGTCCCGCTGGGCTTCGAGATCTGGCGGCGGCTCAACGGGTTCGCCCCGGTGGTCGCGAAGGACGAGCCCTCGGCCAAGGCCGGGGCGAGCGGCGAGAAGGACGACAAACCCAAGGTGAAGAGGCCGAAATGA
- a CDS encoding DNA-3-methyladenine glycosylase family protein, protein MRVDPWAVAVAHLLGIDDRWRPLISRIGPCRLRRQPDRFGILVRAIVGQQISSRAATSINRRLLDLQGADRHDAGALLRLGPEGVRSCGLSGVKAGYVLNLSEAVASGSITLNRIGRLDDAEIIRRLTAIKGIGSWTAEMFLIFALNRPDVLSVGDLGVRVGIRSHFGLDEMPSPRRCVELAEPWRPFRSIAMWYFWRGIDTPPVPPPALEPGTDA, encoded by the coding sequence ATGCGGGTCGACCCGTGGGCCGTCGCGGTCGCCCACTTGCTGGGGATCGACGACCGCTGGCGTCCCCTGATCTCCCGGATCGGCCCCTGCCGGCTCCGACGCCAGCCGGACCGGTTCGGCATCCTCGTCCGGGCGATCGTCGGCCAGCAGATCTCTTCCCGGGCCGCGACCTCGATCAACCGAAGGCTCCTGGATCTCCAGGGCGCCGACCGCCACGACGCCGGGGCCCTGCTCCGGCTCGGCCCCGAGGGGGTCCGCTCCTGCGGGCTCTCGGGGGTGAAGGCCGGATACGTCCTGAACCTCAGCGAGGCGGTCGCCTCCGGCTCGATCACGCTGAACCGGATCGGCCGGCTGGATGACGCGGAGATCATCCGTCGGCTGACCGCGATCAAGGGCATCGGCTCCTGGACGGCCGAGATGTTCCTGATCTTCGCCCTGAACCGGCCCGACGTGCTCTCGGTGGGGGATCTCGGCGTCCGGGTCGGCATCCGGTCCCACTTCGGGCTCGACGAGATGCCGTCCCCCCGCCGTTGCGTCGAGCTGGCCGAGCCCTGGCGGCCCTTCCGGTCGATCGCGATGTGGTACTTCTGGCGGGGGATCGACACCCCCCCCGTCCCACCCCCCGCCCTCGAGCCCGGGACCGACGCATGA
- a CDS encoding TolC family protein, with translation MSRRTRRLIAIAAGVLGAVIPAPDAVSQDAIELPSPGRSTFPFSFQPDSMPGPPRAMGMAPFGQGLPPSDMATPLSGPPRVMGASPFFPTDPGPFTPFTPSVTPGGTFFPGLIPGQGGTLAPGIAPQPDALLTLPGLLGREPIGGQPAADGRELDPFELPEAPGLQLGAPSVPRGAPRVDNLPPEPPLMLEVVRGSAERRYPPFLAILEQRNVAEGDLTSARGSFDLNVNLDSRNYPLGFYDRSVQDLFLEQPILASGGKVFSGYRLAQGQFPVYYNYLNTRGGGAFVNGFEQPLLQNLRIDPKRAKLYQTEIERRKVEPTILKERVSLLKDAAKAYWAWVAAGQAYAVYQDLLELSQAQFRALAEQASPEIGRVAQVDVIAFQAVLIKRQQEVVNARRDLQQAAVFLSFYLRDLRGLPSMPDVRQIPLAFPDAERPDQAQVERDVAVALRLRPEIFSLMLEYDKAEVDRDLAENLLLPKLNFYVYTEQNVGVRDVDLGSDFRPFILESSLFFDVPLQRRYARGRVRAADAVLRQISARTQFARDQIQADVLNAAASLRAAYESLAFYRNNEVVYRQLAEAERQRLEIQAASPLLFFVVRQQQVLDAQVLRVLAEGKYFSALADYRAAVGLDAVTPEVARTAPPTILPEDEIARPMSADPDAVVPADPIPPPPAIFPGLAPGAPRPGAIPPGPDAAPGAAIDAPVGPGLPEAAPGPIP, from the coding sequence ATGAGCCGCAGGACGCGGAGGCTCATCGCGATCGCGGCCGGGGTGCTCGGGGCAGTCATCCCGGCCCCGGACGCGGTCTCGCAGGATGCGATCGAGCTGCCCTCGCCGGGCCGGTCGACGTTCCCCTTCTCCTTCCAGCCCGACAGCATGCCCGGCCCCCCCCGGGCGATGGGCATGGCTCCCTTCGGCCAGGGGCTCCCCCCCAGCGACATGGCGACTCCCCTGTCCGGCCCCCCCCGGGTGATGGGGGCCTCCCCCTTCTTCCCCACGGACCCCGGCCCGTTCACCCCCTTCACGCCGAGCGTCACGCCGGGCGGCACGTTCTTCCCGGGCCTCATCCCGGGACAGGGGGGGACGCTCGCCCCGGGCATCGCCCCCCAGCCCGACGCACTGCTCACCCTGCCCGGCCTGCTCGGCCGGGAGCCGATCGGGGGACAGCCCGCCGCCGACGGCCGGGAACTCGACCCGTTCGAGCTGCCCGAGGCGCCGGGGCTGCAGCTCGGCGCGCCCTCGGTCCCCCGGGGCGCCCCCCGGGTCGACAACCTGCCCCCCGAACCCCCATTGATGCTGGAGGTGGTCCGGGGCTCGGCCGAGCGTCGATACCCGCCCTTCCTGGCGATCCTGGAGCAGCGGAACGTCGCCGAGGGGGACCTCACCTCCGCCCGCGGATCCTTCGACCTGAACGTGAACCTCGACTCGCGCAACTACCCGCTCGGCTTCTACGACCGATCCGTCCAGGACCTGTTCCTGGAGCAGCCGATCCTCGCCAGCGGCGGCAAGGTCTTCTCCGGCTACCGGCTGGCCCAGGGGCAGTTCCCGGTCTACTACAACTACCTGAACACCCGGGGGGGCGGGGCGTTCGTCAACGGCTTCGAGCAGCCCCTCTTGCAGAACCTCCGGATCGACCCCAAGCGTGCGAAGCTGTACCAGACGGAGATCGAGCGCCGGAAGGTGGAGCCGACGATCCTCAAGGAGCGGGTCAGCCTGCTGAAGGACGCCGCCAAGGCCTACTGGGCCTGGGTGGCCGCCGGGCAGGCCTATGCGGTGTACCAGGACCTGCTGGAACTCTCCCAGGCCCAGTTCCGCGCGCTGGCCGAGCAGGCGAGCCCGGAGATCGGCAGGGTCGCCCAGGTGGACGTGATCGCCTTCCAGGCCGTGCTGATCAAGCGGCAGCAGGAGGTGGTCAACGCCCGCCGGGACCTCCAGCAGGCCGCCGTCTTCCTCTCGTTCTACCTGAGGGACCTCCGGGGCCTCCCCTCGATGCCCGACGTCCGACAGATCCCGCTGGCCTTCCCCGACGCCGAGCGGCCCGACCAGGCCCAGGTGGAACGGGACGTGGCCGTCGCCCTGAGGCTCAGGCCCGAGATCTTCAGCCTGATGCTGGAGTACGACAAGGCGGAGGTCGACCGGGACCTGGCCGAGAACCTCCTGCTGCCCAAGCTGAATTTCTACGTCTACACCGAGCAGAACGTCGGCGTCCGGGACGTGGACCTCGGCTCGGACTTCCGGCCGTTCATCCTGGAATCCTCCCTCTTCTTCGACGTGCCGTTGCAGCGCCGGTACGCCCGGGGCCGCGTGCGGGCGGCCGACGCGGTGCTCCGCCAGATCTCGGCCCGGACCCAGTTCGCCCGGGACCAGATCCAGGCCGACGTGCTGAACGCCGCCGCCTCGCTGCGGGCCGCGTACGAGTCGCTGGCCTTCTACCGCAACAACGAGGTCGTCTACCGGCAGCTCGCCGAGGCCGAGCGGCAGCGTCTGGAGATTCAGGCCGCCTCCCCCTTGCTGTTCTTCGTGGTCCGCCAGCAGCAGGTGCTCGACGCCCAGGTGCTCCGCGTGCTGGCCGAGGGGAAGTACTTCTCCGCCCTGGCCGACTACCGCGCCGCCGTCGGCCTCGACGCCGTCACCCCCGAGGTGGCGAGGACAGCCCCGCCGACCATCCTCCCCGAGGACGAGATCGCCCGGCCGATGTCGGCCGACCCCGACGCCGTCGTCCCCGCCGACCCGATCCCGCCTCCTCCCGCGATCTTCCCCGGTCTCGCCCCCGGCGCCCCCAGGCCGGGGGCCATCCCTCCCGGCCCGGACGCCGCCCCCGGCGCGGCGATCGACGCCCCGGTCGGACCCGGGCTCCCCGAGGCCGCACCGGGCCCCATCCCCTGA